The following coding sequences lie in one Vibrio casei genomic window:
- a CDS encoding peptidase domain-containing ABC transporter, producing MHAEGLIDWGWGKKLPLIRQTEKAECGIACLAMVADWHGYKTDLRSLRVKCGITQHGMSFARLIECGALLKLSGRAVRLDLHELQQLATPCILHWNLNHFVVLKKVTGKKIEIHDPANGALALSHDEVNKHFTGIALELTPTHDFEEKVESKAIRLSTLIGKTVGLKGALGRIFVFALVLEVLALTLPIFNQIVIDEVLVGYDKNLLVLVIGAILMVTATQTLIGLAQQWATIKLSVNFNMQWAANVFHHLFRLPIDWFEKRDIGSISAKFLAVDVIQQTLTTSVIQALLDLVLVVGTLMVMLVYSPQLSLIAIAAALGYIALRLAWFGAFKRAEENTWEASTQEESYFIETVRGVLSLRVNGTLPWRESSWRNLNINRRNAQLHEQKLGMIYSTMNVAIVSLVSASVLWFGANLVLDGLFTIGMLMAFLSYQGRFSASISSLTDKYFEFKMLSVYNERLADIVLTEKETDSDSNVIGQTNVTNNPNDNVIEFVDVYFSYGKDQSPILNGASFSVKSNEIVALVGPSGCGKSTISKLLLGIYSATSGSIYYFGDKSMASKPLRTQVGAVLQEDQLFSGSIIENITFFAGDLDEEWLVECARRAGVHDDIERLNMGYHTLIGEMGSSLSGGQKQRVLIARALYKKPKFLVLDEATSSLDIYTESFVCQMFKEIKIPILMIAHRPETIAAADRVLLMDGGLVQEIPNDFRREVQDVSL from the coding sequence ATGCATGCAGAAGGCCTTATTGATTGGGGGTGGGGTAAGAAGCTCCCTTTGATCCGACAGACTGAAAAAGCGGAATGTGGTATTGCTTGTTTAGCGATGGTTGCTGATTGGCATGGATATAAAACAGATTTAAGATCGCTTAGGGTAAAGTGTGGCATTACTCAACACGGAATGTCGTTCGCGAGACTCATTGAGTGTGGCGCACTTCTGAAACTTTCAGGTCGAGCGGTGCGCTTAGATCTACATGAACTACAGCAATTAGCCACTCCTTGTATTTTGCATTGGAATCTAAATCATTTTGTTGTGTTAAAAAAAGTGACTGGGAAGAAAATTGAAATACACGATCCCGCCAATGGAGCATTGGCACTGAGTCATGATGAGGTAAACAAACATTTTACAGGAATCGCGCTAGAGCTTACACCAACTCATGATTTCGAGGAGAAAGTAGAAAGTAAAGCTATCCGGCTATCAACCTTGATCGGTAAAACAGTAGGATTAAAAGGGGCATTAGGGCGAATATTTGTTTTCGCATTGGTATTGGAGGTTTTGGCTCTTACATTACCTATCTTCAATCAAATCGTCATTGATGAAGTGTTGGTTGGGTATGATAAAAATCTGCTTGTACTCGTCATTGGAGCTATTTTGATGGTGACGGCAACTCAAACTTTAATCGGCCTTGCCCAACAATGGGCCACAATTAAACTGTCTGTGAATTTTAATATGCAGTGGGCTGCAAATGTTTTTCATCATTTATTCCGCTTACCAATAGATTGGTTTGAAAAAAGGGATATAGGAAGCATTAGTGCTAAGTTTTTAGCGGTGGATGTCATTCAACAGACTTTAACGACTAGCGTAATTCAAGCTTTGCTCGACTTAGTGTTAGTCGTCGGCACACTGATGGTTATGCTGGTTTATAGCCCTCAACTATCACTTATTGCCATAGCTGCTGCATTAGGTTATATCGCTCTTAGGCTTGCTTGGTTTGGTGCATTTAAACGTGCTGAAGAAAATACTTGGGAAGCAAGCACTCAAGAAGAAAGTTATTTTATTGAGACTGTGCGAGGTGTATTGAGCTTGCGAGTAAATGGGACTTTGCCTTGGCGAGAGTCGTCTTGGAGAAATCTTAATATTAATCGTAGAAATGCTCAGCTTCATGAGCAAAAGCTTGGAATGATATACAGCACAATGAATGTGGCCATTGTTAGCCTTGTATCTGCGAGTGTTCTTTGGTTTGGCGCGAATTTGGTGTTGGATGGACTATTTACCATCGGTATGCTGATGGCATTTCTTTCTTATCAAGGTCGTTTTTCGGCCAGTATTAGCTCCCTAACAGATAAGTACTTCGAGTTTAAGATGTTATCTGTGTACAACGAGCGTCTAGCAGATATTGTCTTAACGGAAAAAGAAACGGATAGTGATTCTAACGTCATAGGACAAACTAATGTGACGAATAATCCGAATGATAATGTCATTGAGTTTGTCGATGTTTATTTCTCCTACGGAAAAGATCAGTCCCCTATCCTTAATGGGGCCAGCTTTAGTGTAAAAAGTAATGAAATCGTTGCGTTAGTAGGGCCATCTGGTTGTGGTAAGTCAACGATCTCTAAACTTCTATTGGGCATATACTCAGCCACATCGGGAAGTATTTACTATTTTGGTGATAAATCGATGGCCTCTAAACCACTTAGAACTCAAGTCGGAGCAGTGTTACAAGAAGATCAACTGTTTAGCGGATCGATTATAGAGAATATTACTTTTTTCGCGGGAGATTTAGACGAAGAATGGCTAGTAGAATGCGCCCGAAGAGCTGGCGTCCATGATGATATCGAACGTCTTAATATGGGGTATCACACTTTGATTGGTGAGATGGGCTCAAGTCTTTCTGGTGGTCAGAAACAAAGAGTCCTCATAGCGAGAGCTCTATATAAGAAGCCTAAGTTTTTGGTGTTGGATGAAGCGACAAGTAGCTTAGATATCTATACAGAATCGTTTGTATGCCAGATGTTTAAAGAAATTAAGATTCCTATTTTGATGATTGCTCATCGTCCTGAAACCATTGCGGCAGCTGATCGAGTTTTACTCATGGACGGTGGGCTTGTTCAGGAGATCCCCAATGATTTTAGGCGGGAGGTTCAGGATGTATCACTCTAA
- a CDS encoding acyltransferase — translation MYHSKRILYPDNHSELSESELMEQYGRYFGSNNWVTFSGCPSITLTKVGAKSFESLPEGYEVISIDSGCYIESSNFPAFPSGITKLTSVSVNDRPFGKIVIGKGCVLQGTSICAYEKVSIGNNVIFGPNTVIMDCSGHALSNRDHPDELNNLKVESVTIGNDVWIGYGCIVLPGVNIGDGAVIGAGSVVTKDIPANCMAAGNPCTVKKIELN, via the coding sequence ATGTATCACTCTAAACGGATACTGTACCCAGATAATCATTCTGAGTTGTCTGAGTCGGAATTGATGGAACAATATGGTCGATACTTTGGTTCAAATAACTGGGTGACATTCTCTGGGTGTCCTTCGATTACATTGACCAAAGTAGGGGCAAAAAGCTTTGAAAGTTTGCCGGAAGGTTATGAGGTAATTTCTATCGACTCTGGTTGTTACATCGAATCTTCCAACTTTCCGGCCTTTCCTTCCGGCATTACAAAGCTGACAAGCGTTTCAGTTAACGACAGGCCATTTGGCAAAATAGTAATCGGAAAGGGATGTGTGCTTCAAGGAACGTCTATTTGCGCTTATGAAAAAGTTTCTATAGGAAACAATGTCATTTTTGGTCCAAATACCGTGATTATGGATTGTAGTGGTCATGCTCTTTCGAATCGAGATCATCCGGATGAGCTTAATAACTTAAAGGTTGAATCTGTAACAATTGGCAATGATGTTTGGATAGGTTATGGGTGTATTGTGTTGCCTGGCGTTAATATTGGCGATGGAGCAGTTATAGGGGCTGGTAGTGTTGTCACAAAGGATATTCCAGCTAATTGTATGGCTGCTGGTAACCCGTGTACTGTAAAGAAAATAGAATTAAATTAA
- a CDS encoding ABC-F family ATPase produces MISTANITMQFGAEPLFENISAKFGNGNRYGLIGANGCGKSTFMKILSGALTPSSGNVSITPGLKLGVLSQDQFAFEQHNVIDVVIMGDRKLWEIKQERDRIYSLPEMSEEDGMKVAELESEFAEMDGYTAESRAGDILIQAGIEEEFHFDLMQRVAPGWKLRVLLAQALFANPDILLLDEPTNNLDINTINWLAEELNQRKCTMIIISHDRHFLNSVCTHMADIDYGELRIYPGNYEYFLEASGLIREQLLSSNAKKAAEISELQDFVNRFGANASKAKQASSRAKKMDKIKLDEVKSSSRISPSIDFGEGKKLHRLALELQELGHAFEDELLFEGGNLLLEAGTRLAVIGENGVGKTTLLRCLVNDLEQKQGIVKWSENASIGYCPQDSTKDFDNDLSIFDWISQWRTVKHDDLMVRGILGRLLFTADDANKKAKNCSGGEKNRLLFGKLMMQDINVLVMDEPTNHMDMEAIESLNSALKVYTGTLIFVSHDREFVSSLATSIIDVKDKKLVNFQGTYDEYLDHQKKLMAVA; encoded by the coding sequence TTGATTTCCACCGCTAATATCACCATGCAATTTGGCGCCGAGCCTTTATTTGAAAACATTTCAGCCAAGTTTGGTAACGGTAACCGTTACGGCTTAATCGGAGCCAATGGATGTGGTAAATCAACCTTCATGAAGATCCTAAGCGGTGCTTTGACTCCAAGCTCTGGCAACGTATCAATTACTCCGGGATTAAAACTGGGCGTACTAAGTCAGGACCAATTTGCCTTTGAACAGCACAACGTAATTGATGTTGTGATCATGGGTGACCGCAAATTATGGGAAATCAAACAAGAACGTGACCGTATTTACTCCTTGCCAGAAATGAGTGAAGAAGATGGCATGAAAGTCGCGGAACTTGAAAGTGAATTTGCGGAAATGGATGGCTACACAGCCGAAAGTCGTGCCGGTGATATTTTGATCCAAGCCGGTATCGAAGAAGAGTTTCATTTCGACCTAATGCAACGCGTTGCACCGGGTTGGAAATTACGTGTGTTACTTGCTCAGGCTCTCTTTGCTAACCCTGATATTTTGTTGCTCGATGAACCAACCAACAACTTGGACATCAACACCATCAATTGGTTAGCCGAGGAACTAAACCAACGTAAATGCACCATGATCATCATCTCGCATGACCGCCATTTCTTAAACTCTGTATGTACTCACATGGCAGATATCGACTACGGCGAACTGCGCATCTACCCGGGTAACTACGAATACTTCCTTGAAGCGTCTGGCTTAATCCGTGAACAGCTATTATCGAGCAACGCAAAGAAAGCGGCTGAAATTAGCGAACTACAAGATTTCGTCAACCGCTTTGGTGCCAATGCTTCGAAAGCCAAGCAAGCTAGCTCCCGCGCTAAGAAGATGGATAAAATCAAACTCGATGAAGTAAAATCATCAAGCCGTATTAGCCCATCGATTGATTTTGGTGAAGGCAAAAAACTGCACCGTTTAGCGCTAGAACTTCAAGAACTGGGTCATGCCTTTGAAGATGAACTGCTGTTTGAAGGCGGTAATCTATTACTTGAAGCGGGTACACGCCTTGCGGTTATTGGTGAAAACGGTGTGGGTAAAACAACCCTACTACGTTGCCTAGTCAACGATTTAGAGCAAAAACAAGGCATCGTAAAATGGTCGGAAAATGCATCTATCGGCTACTGCCCACAAGATAGCACTAAAGATTTCGATAACGACTTAAGTATCTTTGATTGGATTTCTCAGTGGCGTACCGTCAAACATGATGACTTAATGGTACGTGGTATTTTAGGCCGCCTACTGTTCACTGCTGATGATGCGAATAAAAAAGCCAAAAACTGTTCAGGTGGTGAAAAGAACCGCTTACTATTTGGCAAATTAATGATGCAAGACATCAACGTATTAGTGATGGACGAACCGACCAACCACATGGATATGGAAGCAATTGAGTCCTTGAACTCAGCGCTAAAAGTGTACACTGGCACCTTGATTTTTGTCAGCCATGACCGTGAGTTTGTTTCATCACTTGCGACCTCAATCATTGATGTGAAAGACAAGAAATTGGTGAACTTCCAAGGCACTTATGACGAGTACTTGGATCATCAGAAGAAATTGATGGCGGTAGCTTAA
- a CDS encoding DUF938 domain-containing protein, with amino-acid sequence MSKRFSPSCERNQQPILDRLLQHFASVQHVLEIGSGTGQHAVFFAKYLPHLVWQTSDMVENHASVKVWISESNLTNVRAPMDLKIGRDTWPAIPLDAVFTANTTHIMQPEEAEEMMVLIAQHLPKGGIFCQYGPMNVGGEFTSESNREFDAKIRSEGCGGIRDIEQLKRWSKGMQLIEMHPMPANNFLLVWQV; translated from the coding sequence ATGTCGAAACGTTTCTCGCCATCTTGTGAAAGAAATCAACAACCAATTCTTGATCGATTGTTGCAGCACTTTGCTTCAGTTCAACATGTACTAGAGATTGGCTCTGGTACTGGGCAGCATGCGGTGTTTTTTGCAAAATATTTACCTCACCTTGTTTGGCAAACCAGCGACATGGTTGAAAATCACGCTAGTGTTAAGGTTTGGATTAGTGAATCTAATTTAACCAATGTGAGGGCGCCAATGGATCTGAAAATAGGGCGAGATACATGGCCTGCTATACCATTGGATGCGGTTTTTACGGCTAATACCACTCACATTATGCAACCTGAAGAAGCGGAAGAAATGATGGTGCTTATTGCTCAACACTTGCCAAAGGGTGGGATATTCTGTCAATACGGGCCGATGAATGTTGGAGGTGAATTCACTAGTGAAAGTAATCGTGAATTTGATGCGAAAATAAGAAGCGAAGGATGCGGCGGTATTCGTGATATTGAGCAGTTAAAACGCTGGAGCAAAGGAATGCAGCTTATCGAAATGCACCCTATGCCAGCGAATAACTTTCTTTTGGTGTGGCAAGTATAA
- a CDS encoding TonB-dependent receptor codes for MKPQNLNTTLLVLPLITPIFDSFAADKDTSDSQPMETMVVSASSQNLSEFNTPAALSVVYGDELRDSAAGINLSENTAGIPSLYIKNRYNYAQDLQISIRGYGARARYGVRGIRIYVDGIPSTMPDGQSQTSNIDINSIESMTVLRGPFSALYGNSSGGVINIETETGSKPNRVEMSSYYGSYGTWSFGTKATGSLGKGYEAGDVNYTISGTRFMTSGFRDHSSADKNLANAKLNFIIDDKSSATLILNSVDLDAYDPSTLNRSDWKDNPSQARDAVYTYNTRKNINQTQVGLRYEREVTDNDQLSITGYAGERKMDQYQPIPYMTQENNPLHAGGVVDLTREYQGIDTRWTHTNNTFIVPFIITSGFNYGNMQEHRLGYENFVESNGNYTTGVKGDLRRKERNLMWNADPYIQTSWALTNALRFDFGLRYSSVYFDSNDAYITNENGDDSGSTSYHEWLPAASLQYDIYPDWNVYTSVGRGFETPTITELSYSSGGLGGLNLNLKPSTNTTVEVGTKKALSGGLLTFSLFQTDTHNEIVVDESANGRTTYKNAGDTRRRGIEAAYQKRFMDDWQLTFAWSYIEAKFGDNDCNTSGCSSQQGHYLPGVTNQVGYASLGYQPQIGWYGKADIQYVGRTYVNDDNSEYLSPYAISSLSSGYKYERDQWLFNTFVRIDNLFDREYAGNVVVNDTYGRYYEPAPGRNYGVGLTVGYSFN; via the coding sequence ATGAAACCACAAAATCTGAATACCACTTTACTGGTACTGCCTTTGATTACTCCCATATTTGACAGCTTCGCTGCCGATAAAGACACCTCTGATTCGCAACCAATGGAAACCATGGTTGTCAGTGCTTCCTCCCAAAACTTGTCTGAATTTAACACACCTGCGGCACTCAGCGTTGTTTATGGCGATGAATTACGAGACTCAGCTGCGGGGATAAATTTATCCGAAAACACGGCGGGGATTCCAAGTTTATACATTAAAAACCGCTACAACTATGCCCAAGACTTGCAAATTTCTATACGCGGCTACGGAGCGCGTGCTCGTTATGGTGTCCGAGGTATTCGTATTTATGTCGATGGTATTCCTTCAACCATGCCGGATGGGCAGTCGCAAACATCCAACATCGACATTAACTCAATCGAAAGTATGACCGTTTTACGTGGCCCATTTTCTGCGCTATATGGCAATTCTTCAGGAGGTGTCATCAATATTGAAACCGAAACGGGTTCGAAGCCAAATAGAGTGGAAATGAGTAGCTATTACGGCAGTTATGGTACTTGGAGCTTCGGGACTAAAGCAACCGGTAGCCTAGGCAAGGGTTATGAAGCTGGGGATGTTAACTACACCATTTCTGGCACTCGTTTTATGACTAGCGGGTTTCGCGATCATAGCTCGGCAGATAAAAACCTTGCTAATGCAAAACTAAATTTCATTATTGATGATAAAAGCAGTGCTACGCTGATTTTAAATTCCGTCGATTTAGACGCTTACGATCCAAGTACTCTTAACCGCAGCGACTGGAAAGACAATCCCAGTCAAGCGAGAGACGCCGTCTATACCTACAATACTCGTAAGAATATCAACCAAACACAGGTTGGATTACGTTATGAGCGTGAAGTGACCGACAATGATCAACTCAGTATCACTGGCTACGCTGGTGAACGAAAAATGGATCAATACCAACCCATCCCGTACATGACACAAGAAAATAACCCATTGCATGCTGGTGGAGTGGTGGATTTAACGAGAGAGTATCAAGGAATTGATACCCGCTGGACGCACACTAATAATACTTTTATCGTCCCTTTCATCATTACTAGCGGCTTTAATTATGGAAATATGCAAGAACATCGCCTCGGATACGAAAATTTTGTTGAGAGCAACGGTAATTACACCACAGGTGTGAAAGGTGATCTGCGGCGTAAAGAGCGTAACCTAATGTGGAATGCCGACCCCTATATCCAAACCTCTTGGGCACTGACTAACGCATTAAGATTCGATTTTGGCCTTCGCTACAGCTCGGTTTATTTTGATTCCAACGACGCTTACATCACCAATGAAAATGGTGATGACAGTGGCAGTACGAGTTACCATGAATGGCTGCCCGCCGCATCATTACAATATGATATTTATCCAGATTGGAACGTCTATACATCTGTGGGACGTGGGTTTGAAACCCCGACCATTACGGAGTTGTCATACAGCAGTGGTGGCTTGGGTGGCTTAAATCTCAATTTAAAACCATCTACCAATACCACCGTAGAGGTCGGTACAAAGAAAGCTTTAAGTGGAGGGTTACTGACTTTTTCTCTATTTCAGACCGACACGCATAATGAAATCGTGGTTGATGAAAGCGCCAACGGACGAACCACTTATAAAAATGCAGGTGATACTCGCCGACGTGGGATCGAAGCGGCCTATCAGAAACGTTTTATGGATGACTGGCAACTGACCTTTGCATGGTCTTACATTGAAGCAAAATTTGGTGACAATGATTGCAACACCAGTGGTTGTTCCTCGCAACAAGGTCATTACCTACCCGGCGTTACCAACCAAGTCGGGTATGCATCACTGGGTTATCAACCACAAATCGGCTGGTACGGTAAAGCAGATATTCAATATGTCGGTCGTACTTACGTTAACGATGATAACTCGGAATACCTTTCTCCTTACGCAATCTCATCGCTAAGCAGTGGGTATAAATATGAACGAGATCAATGGTTATTCAATACTTTTGTTCGCATCGATAATCTGTTTGATCGTGAGTATGCTGGTAACGTGGTGGTCAACGACACATACGGCCGTTATTATGAACCAGCGCCTGGTCGTAATTATGGAGTCGGTTTAACCGTCGGTTACTCTTTTAACTAG
- the fhuB gene encoding Fe(3+)-hydroxamate ABC transporter permease FhuB, producing MLPFRPTLFFTIIISFILIAFATLQLGDELSVVQQWHLLKGAEPQEFADFNFVYAQLPRLLMAIMVGAMLGLVGSLMQQLTQNSLTSPLTLGTSSGAWLALIVANVWFPGLAADHMALLAMVGAIFAMGLVITIAGPKNITGLPLILSGMVVNILFGAIATSIILLNDQYAKNVFIWGAGDLAQNGWDMVHWLLPRLSVALPLVILAPRILSLMRLGHQGAAARGLNVIPYFIVLIGLGLWLVSASITAVGVISFIGLLSPNIARAIGARTPKSELYTSMLIGSMALMLTDILALLISQFTLEMIPSGTTAAAIGAPALVWFSRRALKAQDQISIKLPPSKAQLSSWTLPTLLVATVFMLLISTTVSMSNDGLYWAIPDAFNWDLRWPRFVTALAAGVALAAAGTVLQRLIYNPLASPDILGISAGATFALVGASVFFGANIFASGSLVAFGGSMLVLMLLLVLGRKNQFAPSSMVLIGIALTALIESLVQFALAKGTQDSYTIINWLAGSTYRVTGSGALVLGVSVAIIFIGLVAVSRWLTLISAGRQFAAARGLNVQATSVILLCSVALLCALVTTTMGPVAFVGLLAPHMAVMLGAKQARAQLIIAALAGGLLMLIADWIGQSILFPMQIAAGTVVSVVGGSYFLLLLIRGQKH from the coding sequence ATGCTTCCCTTTCGCCCGACGTTATTCTTCACCATTATTATTAGTTTTATACTGATCGCTTTTGCGACCCTACAACTTGGTGATGAGTTATCCGTGGTTCAACAGTGGCACTTACTGAAAGGAGCAGAACCACAAGAGTTTGCGGATTTCAATTTTGTGTATGCACAGCTGCCACGCTTACTAATGGCGATTATGGTTGGAGCAATGCTGGGGTTAGTCGGCTCTTTAATGCAACAGCTTACTCAAAACTCACTGACCTCTCCTTTGACCCTTGGCACCTCCTCTGGTGCATGGTTAGCATTAATCGTAGCCAATGTTTGGTTCCCCGGATTAGCTGCCGATCACATGGCACTTTTAGCCATGGTCGGAGCCATATTTGCGATGGGCTTAGTCATTACCATTGCAGGGCCAAAGAATATTACGGGCCTACCACTCATCTTATCTGGCATGGTGGTTAATATACTGTTTGGTGCCATCGCCACTTCTATTATTTTATTAAATGATCAATACGCAAAGAATGTCTTTATTTGGGGAGCGGGCGATTTAGCGCAAAATGGCTGGGACATGGTTCACTGGCTTCTTCCTCGCTTATCCGTGGCGTTACCTCTAGTGATTCTTGCGCCGCGAATTTTAAGTTTAATGCGATTAGGCCACCAAGGCGCTGCCGCTCGTGGCTTAAATGTTATACCGTATTTCATCGTGTTGATTGGGCTTGGTTTATGGTTAGTTTCCGCTTCAATTACAGCGGTTGGTGTGATCAGTTTTATTGGTTTACTCTCCCCTAATATCGCCCGAGCCATTGGGGCTAGAACCCCAAAATCTGAACTTTATACCAGCATGCTTATTGGCAGTATGGCATTAATGTTAACGGATATTCTGGCATTACTAATCAGCCAATTTACTCTTGAAATGATCCCAAGTGGTACAACTGCAGCCGCCATTGGTGCACCAGCTTTGGTGTGGTTTAGCCGTAGAGCCTTAAAAGCACAAGACCAAATTTCCATCAAATTACCACCAAGTAAAGCCCAACTCTCGTCTTGGACCCTTCCCACTTTGCTCGTAGCCACTGTATTCATGTTATTAATTAGTACGACCGTTTCCATGAGCAATGACGGGTTATATTGGGCGATTCCTGATGCCTTTAATTGGGATCTACGTTGGCCTCGCTTTGTGACTGCCCTTGCGGCAGGTGTCGCACTCGCCGCCGCAGGCACCGTCCTTCAACGTTTAATTTATAATCCACTTGCCAGCCCCGATATTCTTGGAATTTCCGCAGGGGCTACTTTTGCGTTAGTGGGTGCCAGTGTCTTTTTTGGCGCCAATATTTTTGCTTCTGGCTCATTGGTGGCTTTTGGTGGGAGTATGTTGGTATTAATGCTGCTTTTAGTGCTTGGGCGCAAAAATCAATTTGCCCCTTCAAGCATGGTGTTAATTGGCATCGCGCTTACCGCTTTAATTGAATCTCTCGTGCAATTTGCTTTAGCCAAAGGAACACAAGACAGTTACACCATCATCAATTGGCTAGCAGGCTCCACTTACCGAGTCACAGGCTCTGGCGCATTAGTGCTTGGCGTTAGTGTGGCAATTATATTTATAGGTTTGGTAGCGGTTTCTCGTTGGCTTACTTTAATTTCCGCTGGCAGACAATTTGCAGCCGCTCGTGGTCTGAATGTCCAAGCTACCAGCGTTATCTTATTATGCAGTGTGGCACTCTTGTGTGCACTGGTGACTACGACTATGGGACCCGTTGCTTTCGTCGGGTTACTCGCCCCGCACATGGCAGTCATGCTCGGAGCTAAACAAGCCCGCGCTCAGCTCATTATTGCAGCTTTAGCCGGTGGGTTACTCATGTTAATCGCCGATTGGATTGGTCAAAGTATTTTATTCCCGATGCAAATCGCCGCAGGTACTGTCGTTTCGGTAGTAGGAGGAAGTTATTTCTTGCTCTTGCTGATTCGCGGACAAAAGCATTAA
- a CDS encoding ABC transporter substrate-binding protein, whose product MNNIIRIIGLIFVTLFTLTSQAAITATDSLGQHQLPETPKRIVALNWDLAEQLIELDVVPVGVPNIKDYTTWVVKPAIPKSVEDLGTRAEPNMEKLAALKPDLILAASPQKDLIPRLQTIAPVLYYQTYNAEQNSAQAAINNFKNIAHVVGKTELAEQKLNQMQQRFTELKVQLESVFKGNMPSVAAMRFANQTTVYLYAENSTTDYVLHQLGLTTALPQPAKEWGIVQKRMTDLQHVTEGYVIYFGPFTKQQSEQLNKSMLWKAMPFVRNGHVNEADAVWNYGGAISMEYIAESITKSLLELKPTSK is encoded by the coding sequence ATGAATAACATTATTCGTATTATTGGGCTCATTTTCGTCACATTGTTCACCCTAACCTCTCAGGCTGCTATCACTGCCACAGACAGCCTTGGTCAGCATCAATTACCTGAAACGCCTAAACGTATTGTGGCTTTAAACTGGGACTTGGCTGAACAATTGATTGAACTGGATGTGGTACCTGTTGGGGTGCCTAATATTAAAGATTACACCACATGGGTCGTCAAACCCGCTATTCCTAAATCAGTGGAAGACTTAGGAACACGAGCAGAACCTAACATGGAAAAGCTAGCCGCATTAAAGCCTGATCTCATTTTGGCTGCATCACCACAAAAAGACCTTATCCCACGATTGCAAACCATCGCACCTGTATTGTATTACCAAACCTACAATGCTGAGCAAAACAGCGCTCAAGCCGCTATCAATAATTTTAAAAACATTGCTCACGTGGTGGGAAAAACTGAACTGGCAGAGCAAAAGCTCAATCAAATGCAACAACGTTTTACCGAACTGAAAGTACAACTTGAAAGCGTATTCAAAGGCAATATGCCAAGCGTCGCCGCGATGCGTTTTGCCAACCAAACAACGGTTTATCTGTATGCGGAAAACTCCACAACCGACTATGTACTTCATCAACTTGGTTTAACAACGGCTTTACCCCAACCGGCTAAGGAATGGGGTATTGTTCAAAAGCGCATGACCGACCTACAGCATGTAACAGAAGGTTATGTGATTTATTTTGGTCCATTTACCAAACAGCAGAGTGAACAGCTCAATAAATCCATGCTATGGAAAGCCATGCCATTTGTTCGAAATGGGCATGTAAACGAAGCAGATGCAGTATGGAATTACGGTGGTGCCATATCGATGGAATACATAGCAGAATCGATAACAAAAAGTTTGTTGGAATTAAAGCCGACATCGAAGTAA
- a CDS encoding ABC transporter ATP-binding protein: protein MFELNQVRVHRDNRDILSVDNLSIPSNGFTIILGHNGSGKSTLVNLLSGQTQADSGNVTLNNTPIHALSQKQLAREIAFLPQKLPDVAGLTVQELVRLGRFPWRGVFGRWQNNDEEIIREAMVKTGIKQYANNLADKLSGGERQRAWVAMLLAQQSPVLILDEPTSALDIHHQYHLMDLLQTLNQDTGCGILVILHDLNLALRYATHIVALKQGKIEFSGEKSLLFDEQRLTELYQTDIKLLDHPKQTEQKIAVVV from the coding sequence ATGTTTGAACTAAACCAAGTACGAGTGCACCGAGATAATCGCGACATTTTATCGGTTGATAATTTGTCGATCCCAAGTAACGGTTTTACCATCATCCTAGGACACAATGGCAGCGGTAAATCGACTTTGGTTAACTTGCTTTCAGGTCAAACACAAGCGGATTCAGGGAATGTCACACTTAATAACACGCCTATTCATGCTTTGTCGCAAAAACAACTCGCTAGAGAAATTGCGTTTCTACCTCAAAAACTTCCCGACGTTGCAGGGCTAACCGTCCAAGAGCTGGTGCGCTTAGGCCGTTTTCCTTGGCGTGGCGTATTTGGTCGTTGGCAAAATAACGATGAAGAGATTATTCGTGAAGCAATGGTCAAAACGGGAATAAAACAATACGCCAACAATCTAGCTGATAAACTCTCTGGTGGTGAACGCCAACGCGCATGGGTCGCTATGTTACTCGCCCAACAATCACCTGTTTTAATCTTAGATGAGCCAACATCCGCGCTCGACATTCATCATCAATATCATCTAATGGACTTGCTTCAAACTCTTAATCAAGACACCGGCTGCGGAATTTTAGTTATTCTGCATGATCTCAATTTAGCTCTGCGCTACGCCACTCATATTGTGGCGTTAAAACAAGGGAAAATTGAATTTAGCGGTGAGAAGTCACTGCTCTTTGATGAACAAAGACTCACAGAACTGTATCAAACCGATATTAAACTATTGGATCATCCTAAGCAGACGGAACAAAAAATAGCAGTGGTGGTTTAA